A part of Saimiri boliviensis isolate mSaiBol1 chromosome 11, mSaiBol1.pri, whole genome shotgun sequence genomic DNA contains:
- the ADGRB2 gene encoding adhesion G protein-coupled receptor B2 isoform X5, with product MTPACPLLLSVILSLRLAAAFDPAPSACSALASGVLYGAFSLQDLFPTIASGCSWTLENPDPTKYSLYLRFNRQEQVCTHFAPRLLPLDHYLVNFTCLRPSPEEAVAQVESEVGRPEEEEAEAAAGLELCSGSGPFTFLHFDKNFVQLCLSAEPSEAPRLLAPAALAFRFVEVLLINNNNSSQFTCGVLCRWSEECGRAAGRACGFAQPGCSCPGEAGAGSATTTSPGPPAAHTLSNALVPGGPAPPAEADLHSGSSNDLFTTEMRYGEEPEEEPKVKTQWPRSADEPGLYMAQTGDPAAEEWSPWSVCSLTCGQGLQVRTRSCVSSPYGTLCSGPLRETRPCNNSATCPVHGVWEEWGSWSLCSRSCGRGSRSRMRTCVPPQHGGKACEGPELQTKLCSMAACPVEGQWLEWGPWGPCSTSCANGTQQRSRKCSVAGPAWATCTGALTDTRECSNLECPATDGKWGPWNAWSLCSKTCDTGWQRRFRMCQATGTQGYPCEGTGEEVKPCSEKRCPAFHEMCRDEYVMLMTWKKAAAGEIIYNKCPPNASGSASRRCLLSAQGVAYWGLPSFARCISHEYRYLYLSLREHLAKGQRMLAGEGMSQVVRSLQELLARRTYYSGDLLFSVDILRNVTDTFKRATYVPSADDVQRFFQVVSFMVDAENKEKWDDAQQVSPGSVHLLRVVEDFIHLVGDALKAFQSSLIVTDNLVISIQREPVSAVSSDITFPMRGRRGMKDWVRHSEDRLFLPKEVLSLSSPGKPATSGASGSPGRGRGPGTVPPGPGHSHQRLLPADPDESSYFVIGAVLYRTLGLILPPPRPPLAVTSRVMTVTVRPPTQPPAEPLITVELSYIINGTTDPHCASWDYSRADASSGDWDTENCQTLETQAAHTRCQCQRLSTFAVLAQPPKDLTLELAGSPSVPLVIGCAVSCMALLTLLAIYAAFWRFIKSERSIILLNFCLSILASNILILVGQSRVLSKGVCTMTAAFLHFFFLSSFCWVLTEAWQSYLAVIGRMRTRLVRKRFLCLGWGLPALVVAVSVGFTRTKGYGTSSYCWLSLEGGLLYAFVGPAAVIVLVNMLIGIIVFNKLMARDGISDKSKKQRAGASLWSSCVVLPLLALTWMSAVLAMTDRRSVLFQALFAVFNSAQGFVITAVHCFLRREVQDVVKCQMGVCRADESEDSPDSCKNGQLQILSDFEKDVDLACQTVLFKEVNTCNPSTITGTLSRLSLDEDEEPKSCLVGPEGSLSFSPLPGNILVPMAASPGLGEPPPPQEANPVYMCGEGGLRQLDLTWLRPTEPGSEGDYMVLPRRTLSLQPGGGGGGGEDAPRARPEGTPRRAAKTVAHTEGYPSFLSVDHSGLGLGPAYGSLQNPYGMTFQPPPTTPSARQVPEPGERSRTMPRTVPGSTMKMGSLERKKLRYSDLDFEVMHTRKRHSELYHELNQKFHTFDRYRSQSTAKREKRWSVSSGGAAERSVCTDKPSPGERPSLSQHRRHQSWSTFKSMTLGSLPPKPRERLTLHRAAAWEPTEPPDGDFQTEV from the exons ATGACCCCAGCCTGTCCCCTCTTACTGTCTGTGATTCTGTCCCTGCGCCTGGCCGCCGCCTTCGACCCCGCCCCCAGTGCCTGCTCTGCCCTGGCCTCGGGTGTGCTCTACGGGGCCTTCTCGCTGCAGGACCTCTTTCCCACCATCGCCTCGGGCTGCTCCTGGACCCTGGAGAACCCTGACCCCACCAAGTACTCCCTCTACCTGCGCTTCAACCGCCAGGAGCAGGTGTGCACACACTTTGCCCCCCGCCTGCTGCCCCTGGACCACTACCTGGTCAACTTTACCTGCCTGCGGCCTAGCCCGGAGGAGGCGGTGGCCCAGGTGGAGTCCGAGGTGGGGCggccggaggaggaggaggcggaggcggcagCGGGGTTGGAGCTGTGCAGTGGCTCGGGCCCCTTTACCTTCCTGCACTTCGACAAGAACTTCGTGCAGCTGTGCCTGTCGGCTGAGCCCTCCGAGGCCCCGCGCCTGCTGGCGCCCGCTGCCCTGGCCTTCCGCTTTGTGGAGGTCTTgctcatcaacaacaacaactccAGCCAGTTCACCTGTGGTGTGCTCTGCCGCTGGAGTGAGGAGTGTGGCCGCGCTGCTGGCAGGGCCTGTGGCTTTGCTCAGCCAGGCTGCAGCTGCCCCGGAGAGGCGGGGGCCGGCTCCGCCACCACCACATCTCCAGGCCCTCCTGCTGCCCACACCCTGTCTAATGCCCTGGTGCCCGGGGGCCCAGCCCCACCTGCTGAGGCTGATTTGCACTCGGGGAGCAGCAATGATCTATTCACAACTGAGATGAGATATG GTGAGGAGCCGGAAGAGGAACCGAAGGTGAAAACCCAGTGGCCAAGGTCTGCAGATGAGCCTGGGCTATACATGGCACAGACAG GCGACCCGGCGGCTGAGGAGTGGTCCCCGTGGAGCGTGTGTTCCCTGACGTGTGGGCAGGGTCTGCAGGTGCGGACCCGCTCCTGCGTGTCCTCCCCCTATGGGACCCTGTGCAGCGGGCCCCTGCGGGAAACCCGGCCCTGCAACAATTCAGCCACCTGCCCAG TGCACGGCGTGTGGGAGGAGTGGGGGTCCTGGAGCCTGTGCTCCCGCAGCTGCGGGCGGGGGTCCCGGAGCCGGATGCGGACCTGCGTGCCCCCCCAGCACGGCGGCAAGGCCTGCGAGGGTCCCGAGCTGCAGACTAAGCTCTGCAGTATGGCTGCCTGCCCGG TGGAAGGCCAGTGGCTAGAATGGGGTCCCTGGGGCCCATGCTCCACATCCTGTGCCAACGGGACCCAGCAGCGCAGCCGGAAGTGCAGTGTGGCaggcccagcctgggccacatgcacGGGTGCCCTGACTGACACCCGGGAGTGCAGCAACCTCGAGTGCCCAG CCACTGATGGCAAGTGGGGGCCATGGAATGCATGGAGCCTGTGCTCTAAGACGTGTGACACAGGCTGGCAGCGCCGCTTCCGCATGTGCCAGGCCACGGGCACACAGGGCTACCCCTGTGAGGGCACCGGAGAGGAGGTGAAGCCTTGTAGTGAGAAGAGGTGTCCAG CCTTCCATGAGATGTGCAGGGATGAGTACGTGATGCTGATGACATGGAAGAAGGCGGCTGCTGGCGAGATCATCTACAACAAGTGTCCCCCGAATGCCTCAG GGTCTGCCAGCCGCCGCTGTCTCCTCAGTGCCCAAGGCGTGGCGTACTGGGGGCTGCCCAGCTTTGCTCGCTGCATCTCCCACGAGTACCGCTACCTGTATCTGTCA CTTAGGGAGCACCTGGCCAAGGGGCAGCGCATGCTGGCGGGTGAGGGCATGTCGCAGGTGGTGCGAAGCCTGCAGGAGCTACTGGCCCGGCGCACCTACTATAGTGGGGACCTGCTCTTCTCTGTGGACATTCTGAGGAATGTCACTGACACCTTTAAGAGGGCCACCTATGTGCCCTCGGCTGATGATGTGCAG CGCTTCTTCCAGGTGGTGAGCTTCATGGTGGACGCGGAAAATAAGGAGAAGTGGGACGATGCTCAGCAG GTGTCTCCTGGCTCTGTGCACCTGCTCCGTGTCGTGGAGGACTTCATTCACCTGGTGGGCGATGCTCTCAAGGCCTTCCAGAGCTCTCTGATTGTCACGGACAACCTGG TGATCAGCATTCAGCGAGAGCCTGTCTCAGCTGTGTCCAGCGACATCACGTTCCCCATGCGGGGCCGCCGGGGCATGAAGGACTGGGTGCGGCACTCAGAGGACCGCCTCTTCCTGCCCAAGGAGGTGCTCAGCCTCTCCTCCCCAGGGAAGCCAGCCACATCTGGGGCATCAGGCAGCCCTGGCAGGGGGAGGGGCCCAGGAACGGTGCCCCCTGGCCCGGGCCACTCCCATCAGCGCCTCCTCCCAGCAGACCCTGATGAGTCCTCCTACTTTGTGATCGGTGCTGTGCTCTACCGCACCCTTGGCCTCATCCTGCCGCCCCCCAG GCCCCCACTGGCTGTCACATCCCGGGTGATGACAGTGACTGTGCGGCCCCCTACCCAGCCTCCAGCTGAGCCCCTCATCACAGTGGAGCTCTCCTACATCATCAAT GGCACCACGGATCCCCATTGTGCCAGCTGGGACTACTCCAGAGC AGATGCCAGCTCAGGAGACTGGGACACTGAGAATTGCCAGACCCTGGAGACCCAGGCAGCTCACACCCGCTGCCAGTGCCAGCGCCTGTCCACTTTTGCTGTGCTGGCCCAGCCACCCAAGGACTTG ACCCTGGAGCTGGCGGGCTCCCCCTCGGTCCCCCTTGTGATCGGCTGTGCAGTGTCCTGCATGGCGCTGCTCACCCTGCTCGCCATCTATGCCGCCTTTTGGAG GTTCATAAAATCTGAACGCTCCATCATCTTGCTGAACTTCTGCCTGTCCATCTTGGCATCCAACATCCTGATCCTCGTGGGCCAGTCCCGGGTGCTGAGCAAG GGCGTGTGCACCATGACGGCTGCCTTCCTGcacttcttctttctctcctccttttgcTGGGTGCTTACCGAGGCCTGGCAGTCCTACCTGGCTGTCATTGGGCGGATGCGCACCCGCCTCGTTCGCAAGCGCTTCCTCTGCCTGGGCTGGG GTCTGCCTGCCCTGGTGGTGGCCGTGTCTGTTGGCTTTACCCGAACCAAAGGATACGGTACATCCAGCTA ctgcTGGCTCTCCCTGGAGGGCGGCCTGCTCTACGCCTTTGTGGGCCCTGCAGCCGTCATTGTCCTG GTGAACATGCTCATCGGAATCATCGTTTTCAACAAGCTCATGGCACGTGATGGCATCTCCGACAAATCCAAGAAGCAGAGGGCCGG GGCCTCACTCTGGAGCTCCTGCGTGGTGCTGCCCCTGCTGGCGCTCACCTGGATGTCTGCCGTCCTGGCTATGACAGACCGCCGTTCCGTCCTCTTCCAGGCCCTCTTTGCTGTCTTCAACTCCGCGCAGGGCTTTGTCATCACTGCTGTGCACTGCTTCCTGCGCCGAGAG GTCCAGGATGTGGTGAAGTGCCAGATGGGCGTATGCCGGGCTGATGAGAGCGAAGACTCCCCTGACTCGTGTAAGAATGGGCAGCTGCAGATCCTG TCAGACTTTGAAAAGGATGTGGATCTGGCTTGTCAAACAG TTCTGTTCAAGGAGGTCAACACTTGCAACCCGTCCACCATCACGGGCACACTATCCCGCCTGTCCCTGGACGAGGATGAGGAGCCCAAGTCCTGCCTCGTGGGCCCTGAGGGCAGCCTCAGCTTCTCACCATTGCCTGGGAATATCCTGGTGCCCATGGCAGCCTCACCAGGGCTGGGGGAGCCGCCGCCCCCTCAGGAGGCCAaccctgtgtacatgtgtggggAGGGTGGCCTGCGGCAGCTGGACCTCACATGGCTGCGGCCCACCGAGCCGGGCTCTGAGGGGGACTACATGGTGCTGCCCCGGCGGACTTTGAGCCTGCAGCCTGgcggtgggggtggaggtggtgaGGATGCCCCCAGGGCCCGGCCCGAGGGGACCCCCCGGCGGGCTGCCAAGACAGTGGCCCACACTGAAGGCTACCCCAGCTTCCTGTCCGTGGACCACTCAGGCCTGGGGCTGGGCCCTGCCTATGGGTCTCTCCAGAACCCCTATGGAATGACTTTCCAACCGCCACCAACGACACCTAGCGCCCGCCAAGTGCCCGAGCCAGGGGAGCGCAGCCGGACCATGCCCCGCACCGTGCCCGGCTCTACCATGAAGATGGGCTCCCTGGAG CGAAAGAAACTACGGTATTCAGACCTGGACTTTGAG GTGATGCACACCCGGAAACGGCATTCGGAACTCTACCACGAGCTCAACCAGAAGTTCCACACTTTCGACCGCTACCGCAGCCAGTCCACGGCCAAG AGGGAGAAGCGGTGGAGTGTGTCCTCGGGTGGGGCGGCCGAGCGGAGCGTGTGCACC GATAAGCCCAGCCCCGGGGAACGCCCCAGCTTGTCCCAACATCGGCGCCATCAGAGCTGGAGCACCTTCAAATCTATGACACTGGGCTCGCTGCCCCCCAAGCCCCGAGAACGGCTGACTCTGCACCGGGCGGCAGCCTGGGAGCCCACAGAACCACCAGATGGCGACTTCCAGACAGAGGTGTGA
- the ADGRB2 gene encoding adhesion G protein-coupled receptor B2 isoform X9, giving the protein MTPACPLLLSVILSLRLAAAFDPAPSACSALASGVLYGAFSLQDLFPTIASGCSWTLENPDPTKYSLYLRFNRQEQVCTHFAPRLLPLDHYLVNFTCLRPSPEEAVAQVESEVGRPEEEEAEAAAGLELCSGSGPFTFLHFDKNFVQLCLSAEPSEAPRLLAPAALAFRFVEVLLINNNNSSQFTCGVLCRWSEECGRAAGRACGFAQPGCSCPGEAGAGSATTTSPGPPAAHTLSNALVPGGPAPPAEADLHSGSSNDLFTTEMRYGEEPEEEPKVKTQWPRSADEPGLYMAQTVHGVWEEWGSWSLCSRSCGRGSRSRMRTCVPPQHGGKACEGPELQTKLCSMAACPVEGQWLEWGPWGPCSTSCANGTQQRSRKCSVAGPAWATCTGALTDTRECSNLECPATDGKWGPWNAWSLCSKTCDTGWQRRFRMCQATGTQGYPCEGTGEEVKPCSEKRCPAFHEMCRDEYVMLMTWKKAAAGEIIYNKCPPNASGSASRRCLLSAQGVAYWGLPSFARCISHEYRYLYLSLREHLAKGQRMLAGEGMSQVVRSLQELLARRTYYSGDLLFSVDILRNVTDTFKRATYVPSADDVQRFFQVVSFMVDAENKEKWDDAQQVSPGSVHLLRVVEDFIHLVGDALKAFQSSLIVTDNLVISIQREPVSAVSSDITFPMRGRRGMKDWVRHSEDRLFLPKEVLSLSSPGKPATSGASGSPGRGRGPGTVPPGPGHSHQRLLPADPDESSYFVIGAVLYRTLGLILPPPRPPLAVTSRVMTVTVRPPTQPPAEPLITVELSYIINGTTDPHCASWDYSRADASSGDWDTENCQTLETQAAHTRCQCQRLSTFAVLAQPPKDLTLELAGSPSVPLVIGCAVSCMALLTLLAIYAAFWRFIKSERSIILLNFCLSILASNILILVGQSRVLSKGVCTMTAAFLHFFFLSSFCWVLTEAWQSYLAVIGRMRTRLVRKRFLCLGWGLPALVVAVSVGFTRTKGYGTSSYCWLSLEGGLLYAFVGPAAVIVLVNMLIGIIVFNKLMARDGISDKSKKQRAGASLWSSCVVLPLLALTWMSAVLAMTDRRSVLFQALFAVFNSAQGFVITAVHCFLRREVQDVVKCQMGVCRADESEDSPDSCKNGQLQILSDFEKDVDLACQTVLFKEVNTCNPSTITGTLSRLSLDEDEEPKSCLVGPEGSLSFSPLPGNILVPMAASPGLGEPPPPQEANPVYMCGEGGLRQLDLTWLRPTEPGSEGDYMVLPRRTLSLQPGGGGGGGEDAPRARPEGTPRRAAKTVAHTEGYPSFLSVDHSGLGLGPAYGSLQNPYGMTFQPPPTTPSARQVPEPGERSRTMPRTVPGSTMKMGSLERKKLRYSDLDFEKVMHTRKRHSELYHELNQKFHTFDRYRSQSTAKREKRWSVSSGGAAERSVCTDKPSPGERPSLSQHRRHQSWSTFKSMTLGSLPPKPRERLTLHRAAAWEPTEPPDGDFQTEV; this is encoded by the exons ATGACCCCAGCCTGTCCCCTCTTACTGTCTGTGATTCTGTCCCTGCGCCTGGCCGCCGCCTTCGACCCCGCCCCCAGTGCCTGCTCTGCCCTGGCCTCGGGTGTGCTCTACGGGGCCTTCTCGCTGCAGGACCTCTTTCCCACCATCGCCTCGGGCTGCTCCTGGACCCTGGAGAACCCTGACCCCACCAAGTACTCCCTCTACCTGCGCTTCAACCGCCAGGAGCAGGTGTGCACACACTTTGCCCCCCGCCTGCTGCCCCTGGACCACTACCTGGTCAACTTTACCTGCCTGCGGCCTAGCCCGGAGGAGGCGGTGGCCCAGGTGGAGTCCGAGGTGGGGCggccggaggaggaggaggcggaggcggcagCGGGGTTGGAGCTGTGCAGTGGCTCGGGCCCCTTTACCTTCCTGCACTTCGACAAGAACTTCGTGCAGCTGTGCCTGTCGGCTGAGCCCTCCGAGGCCCCGCGCCTGCTGGCGCCCGCTGCCCTGGCCTTCCGCTTTGTGGAGGTCTTgctcatcaacaacaacaactccAGCCAGTTCACCTGTGGTGTGCTCTGCCGCTGGAGTGAGGAGTGTGGCCGCGCTGCTGGCAGGGCCTGTGGCTTTGCTCAGCCAGGCTGCAGCTGCCCCGGAGAGGCGGGGGCCGGCTCCGCCACCACCACATCTCCAGGCCCTCCTGCTGCCCACACCCTGTCTAATGCCCTGGTGCCCGGGGGCCCAGCCCCACCTGCTGAGGCTGATTTGCACTCGGGGAGCAGCAATGATCTATTCACAACTGAGATGAGATATG GTGAGGAGCCGGAAGAGGAACCGAAGGTGAAAACCCAGTGGCCAAGGTCTGCAGATGAGCCTGGGCTATACATGGCACAGACAG TGCACGGCGTGTGGGAGGAGTGGGGGTCCTGGAGCCTGTGCTCCCGCAGCTGCGGGCGGGGGTCCCGGAGCCGGATGCGGACCTGCGTGCCCCCCCAGCACGGCGGCAAGGCCTGCGAGGGTCCCGAGCTGCAGACTAAGCTCTGCAGTATGGCTGCCTGCCCGG TGGAAGGCCAGTGGCTAGAATGGGGTCCCTGGGGCCCATGCTCCACATCCTGTGCCAACGGGACCCAGCAGCGCAGCCGGAAGTGCAGTGTGGCaggcccagcctgggccacatgcacGGGTGCCCTGACTGACACCCGGGAGTGCAGCAACCTCGAGTGCCCAG CCACTGATGGCAAGTGGGGGCCATGGAATGCATGGAGCCTGTGCTCTAAGACGTGTGACACAGGCTGGCAGCGCCGCTTCCGCATGTGCCAGGCCACGGGCACACAGGGCTACCCCTGTGAGGGCACCGGAGAGGAGGTGAAGCCTTGTAGTGAGAAGAGGTGTCCAG CCTTCCATGAGATGTGCAGGGATGAGTACGTGATGCTGATGACATGGAAGAAGGCGGCTGCTGGCGAGATCATCTACAACAAGTGTCCCCCGAATGCCTCAG GGTCTGCCAGCCGCCGCTGTCTCCTCAGTGCCCAAGGCGTGGCGTACTGGGGGCTGCCCAGCTTTGCTCGCTGCATCTCCCACGAGTACCGCTACCTGTATCTGTCA CTTAGGGAGCACCTGGCCAAGGGGCAGCGCATGCTGGCGGGTGAGGGCATGTCGCAGGTGGTGCGAAGCCTGCAGGAGCTACTGGCCCGGCGCACCTACTATAGTGGGGACCTGCTCTTCTCTGTGGACATTCTGAGGAATGTCACTGACACCTTTAAGAGGGCCACCTATGTGCCCTCGGCTGATGATGTGCAG CGCTTCTTCCAGGTGGTGAGCTTCATGGTGGACGCGGAAAATAAGGAGAAGTGGGACGATGCTCAGCAG GTGTCTCCTGGCTCTGTGCACCTGCTCCGTGTCGTGGAGGACTTCATTCACCTGGTGGGCGATGCTCTCAAGGCCTTCCAGAGCTCTCTGATTGTCACGGACAACCTGG TGATCAGCATTCAGCGAGAGCCTGTCTCAGCTGTGTCCAGCGACATCACGTTCCCCATGCGGGGCCGCCGGGGCATGAAGGACTGGGTGCGGCACTCAGAGGACCGCCTCTTCCTGCCCAAGGAGGTGCTCAGCCTCTCCTCCCCAGGGAAGCCAGCCACATCTGGGGCATCAGGCAGCCCTGGCAGGGGGAGGGGCCCAGGAACGGTGCCCCCTGGCCCGGGCCACTCCCATCAGCGCCTCCTCCCAGCAGACCCTGATGAGTCCTCCTACTTTGTGATCGGTGCTGTGCTCTACCGCACCCTTGGCCTCATCCTGCCGCCCCCCAG GCCCCCACTGGCTGTCACATCCCGGGTGATGACAGTGACTGTGCGGCCCCCTACCCAGCCTCCAGCTGAGCCCCTCATCACAGTGGAGCTCTCCTACATCATCAAT GGCACCACGGATCCCCATTGTGCCAGCTGGGACTACTCCAGAGC AGATGCCAGCTCAGGAGACTGGGACACTGAGAATTGCCAGACCCTGGAGACCCAGGCAGCTCACACCCGCTGCCAGTGCCAGCGCCTGTCCACTTTTGCTGTGCTGGCCCAGCCACCCAAGGACTTG ACCCTGGAGCTGGCGGGCTCCCCCTCGGTCCCCCTTGTGATCGGCTGTGCAGTGTCCTGCATGGCGCTGCTCACCCTGCTCGCCATCTATGCCGCCTTTTGGAG GTTCATAAAATCTGAACGCTCCATCATCTTGCTGAACTTCTGCCTGTCCATCTTGGCATCCAACATCCTGATCCTCGTGGGCCAGTCCCGGGTGCTGAGCAAG GGCGTGTGCACCATGACGGCTGCCTTCCTGcacttcttctttctctcctccttttgcTGGGTGCTTACCGAGGCCTGGCAGTCCTACCTGGCTGTCATTGGGCGGATGCGCACCCGCCTCGTTCGCAAGCGCTTCCTCTGCCTGGGCTGGG GTCTGCCTGCCCTGGTGGTGGCCGTGTCTGTTGGCTTTACCCGAACCAAAGGATACGGTACATCCAGCTA ctgcTGGCTCTCCCTGGAGGGCGGCCTGCTCTACGCCTTTGTGGGCCCTGCAGCCGTCATTGTCCTG GTGAACATGCTCATCGGAATCATCGTTTTCAACAAGCTCATGGCACGTGATGGCATCTCCGACAAATCCAAGAAGCAGAGGGCCGG GGCCTCACTCTGGAGCTCCTGCGTGGTGCTGCCCCTGCTGGCGCTCACCTGGATGTCTGCCGTCCTGGCTATGACAGACCGCCGTTCCGTCCTCTTCCAGGCCCTCTTTGCTGTCTTCAACTCCGCGCAGGGCTTTGTCATCACTGCTGTGCACTGCTTCCTGCGCCGAGAG GTCCAGGATGTGGTGAAGTGCCAGATGGGCGTATGCCGGGCTGATGAGAGCGAAGACTCCCCTGACTCGTGTAAGAATGGGCAGCTGCAGATCCTG TCAGACTTTGAAAAGGATGTGGATCTGGCTTGTCAAACAG TTCTGTTCAAGGAGGTCAACACTTGCAACCCGTCCACCATCACGGGCACACTATCCCGCCTGTCCCTGGACGAGGATGAGGAGCCCAAGTCCTGCCTCGTGGGCCCTGAGGGCAGCCTCAGCTTCTCACCATTGCCTGGGAATATCCTGGTGCCCATGGCAGCCTCACCAGGGCTGGGGGAGCCGCCGCCCCCTCAGGAGGCCAaccctgtgtacatgtgtggggAGGGTGGCCTGCGGCAGCTGGACCTCACATGGCTGCGGCCCACCGAGCCGGGCTCTGAGGGGGACTACATGGTGCTGCCCCGGCGGACTTTGAGCCTGCAGCCTGgcggtgggggtggaggtggtgaGGATGCCCCCAGGGCCCGGCCCGAGGGGACCCCCCGGCGGGCTGCCAAGACAGTGGCCCACACTGAAGGCTACCCCAGCTTCCTGTCCGTGGACCACTCAGGCCTGGGGCTGGGCCCTGCCTATGGGTCTCTCCAGAACCCCTATGGAATGACTTTCCAACCGCCACCAACGACACCTAGCGCCCGCCAAGTGCCCGAGCCAGGGGAGCGCAGCCGGACCATGCCCCGCACCGTGCCCGGCTCTACCATGAAGATGGGCTCCCTGGAG CGAAAGAAACTACGGTATTCAGACCTGGACTTTGAG AAGGTGATGCACACCCGGAAACGGCATTCGGAACTCTACCACGAGCTCAACCAGAAGTTCCACACTTTCGACCGCTACCGCAGCCAGTCCACGGCCAAG AGGGAGAAGCGGTGGAGTGTGTCCTCGGGTGGGGCGGCCGAGCGGAGCGTGTGCACC GATAAGCCCAGCCCCGGGGAACGCCCCAGCTTGTCCCAACATCGGCGCCATCAGAGCTGGAGCACCTTCAAATCTATGACACTGGGCTCGCTGCCCCCCAAGCCCCGAGAACGGCTGACTCTGCACCGGGCGGCAGCCTGGGAGCCCACAGAACCACCAGATGGCGACTTCCAGACAGAGGTGTGA